A segment of the Serratia fonticola genome:
CGCGTTTCACCCCAACCGGAGAGTGGGCGTCGCGGAGAGAGAAGATGAATAAACGGGAATTAGAAAGCGCCATTGTCACCGACTTTTCAAAACGGATGAGCTATGGCGATTACCTGTGTCTGGATCAGTTGCTGGCTTGTCAGAACCCGCTTTCCCATCCTCAGCATCACGACGAAATGCTGTTTATCGTGCAGCATCAGACTTCTGAGCTGTGGATGAAGCTGATGTTACATGAATTGCAGGCGGCCAAGGTGCTGGTACAACAGGATAAGCTGAGCCACTGTTTCAAGATCTTGGCGAGGGTGAAACAGATCCAACGTTTGCTGTTCGAACAATGGGCGGTGTTGGAGACGTTGACGCCGTCCGAGTATGTCGAGTTTCGTGGCGTGCTGGGTAATTCTTCGGGCTTCCAGTCTCATCAATATCGCTCGATCGAGTTTTTGCTGGGTAACAAGAATGCCGCCATGCTGGCGGTGTTCAGTGATGATGCCGAAAAACACGCGGCGCTGAGGTCGTTGCTGGAGGCGCCGAGTCTGTATGACGAATTCCTGCTTTATCTTTCCCGCCATGGCTTGCCTATTCCACAAGCGTGCATTGAACGTGACTGGACGCAGCCTTATCAGCGTAATCCGGATTTGTTACCTGCCTTCAA
Coding sequences within it:
- the kynA gene encoding tryptophan 2,3-dioxygenase, producing the protein MNKRELESAIVTDFSKRMSYGDYLCLDQLLACQNPLSHPQHHDEMLFIVQHQTSELWMKLMLHELQAAKVLVQQDKLSHCFKILARVKQIQRLLFEQWAVLETLTPSEYVEFRGVLGNSSGFQSHQYRSIEFLLGNKNAAMLAVFSDDAEKHAALRSLLEAPSLYDEFLLYLSRHGLPIPQACIERDWTQPYQRNPDLLPAFKQIYDNPQTYWEAYEMAEKLVDIEEGFHLWRFRHMKTVERIIGFKTGTGGSSGVSFLKKALELTFFPELLDVRTEIGA